One Curtobacterium herbarum genomic window carries:
- the msrA gene encoding peptide-methionine (S)-S-oxide reductase MsrA, with translation MTTTETAILAGGCFWGAQQLLRRRPGVISTRVGYSGGDVPNATYRNHGTHAEAVEIVFDPSVISYRELLEFFFQIHDPSTKDRQGNDVGVSYRSAIFFASDEQRDVALDTIADVDASGIWPGKVVTEVAPVGPFWEAEEEHQDYLEKDPYGYTCHFVRPNWVLPKRSETAATA, from the coding sequence ATGACCACCACCGAGACCGCGATCCTCGCCGGCGGATGTTTCTGGGGAGCGCAGCAGCTGCTCCGTCGACGCCCGGGCGTCATCAGCACACGCGTCGGCTACTCCGGCGGTGACGTCCCCAACGCCACCTACCGCAACCACGGCACGCACGCCGAGGCCGTCGAGATCGTCTTCGACCCCTCGGTGATCTCGTACCGCGAGCTGCTGGAGTTCTTCTTCCAGATCCACGACCCGTCCACCAAGGACCGACAGGGCAACGACGTCGGGGTCAGCTACCGTTCGGCGATCTTCTTCGCCTCGGACGAGCAGCGTGACGTCGCCCTCGACACCATCGCGGACGTCGACGCCTCCGGCATCTGGCCGGGCAAGGTCGTCACCGAGGTCGCCCCCGTCGGCCCGTTCTGGGAGGCCGAGGAGGAGCACCAGGACTACCTCGAGAAGGACCCGTACGGGTACACGTGCCACTTCGTGCGCCCGAACTGGGTGCTCCCGAAGCGCAGCGAGACGGCCGCCACAGCCTGA